One genomic segment of Fusobacterium sp. includes these proteins:
- the rsmB gene encoding 16S rRNA (cytosine(967)-C(5))-methyltransferase RsmB: MNIKQRVIGLIQEVENGKYSNIALNDYFRENILNRKERGFITELFYGVIRKKIFLDYEINKRVSSIKKDWIRNLLRISIYQITFMKSDDKGVVWEASELAKKKFGVPVGKFVNGVLRGYLREMEDDIKELREMDKLDILLSYPRWFYEKIKDEYWEEAELFLESLKKIPYISFRVNTLKYSEKEFEELLLAKDIEIIKKVDTVYYIDSGILLYSDEFKEGKIIVQDASSYLSAKNLNPNEKDLVLDTCSAPGGKTAVLGELMGNKGELLALDIYPHKLKLIEENCKKLGIDVVKTVKMDARKLNQQGKKFDKILVDAPCSGYGVLRKKPEAIYNKTAENIELLSELQFEILESASQVLKDDGELVYSTCTILKEENTENIKKFLEKYPEFETTEIYIPENVKGTYDEVGGFTIDYNEDILDGFYIAKIRKKR, encoded by the coding sequence GTGAATATAAAGCAAAGAGTCATTGGGCTTATACAAGAAGTTGAAAATGGAAAATATTCCAATATAGCTTTAAATGATTATTTTAGAGAAAATATTCTGAATAGAAAAGAAAGAGGTTTTATAACAGAACTTTTTTATGGTGTAATAAGAAAAAAAATATTTTTAGATTATGAAATAAATAAAAGAGTAAGTTCAATAAAAAAAGATTGGATAAGAAATCTTCTAAGAATATCTATATACCAGATTACTTTTATGAAAAGTGATGATAAAGGAGTAGTATGGGAAGCTTCTGAACTGGCTAAGAAAAAGTTTGGTGTGCCAGTTGGTAAGTTTGTAAATGGGGTATTACGAGGATATTTAAGAGAAATGGAAGATGATATAAAAGAGTTGAGAGAAATGGATAAACTGGATATTCTTTTATCATATCCAAGATGGTTTTATGAAAAGATAAAAGATGAATATTGGGAAGAAGCAGAATTATTTTTAGAATCATTAAAAAAGATACCTTATATCAGTTTTAGAGTAAATACATTAAAATACAGTGAAAAAGAATTTGAAGAGCTGCTTTTGGCTAAAGATATAGAAATAATAAAAAAAGTAGATACAGTATATTATATAGATTCAGGAATATTGTTATATAGTGATGAATTTAAAGAAGGAAAGATAATAGTGCAGGATGCATCATCTTATCTATCAGCTAAAAATTTAAATCCAAATGAGAAGGATTTAGTTTTGGATACTTGCAGTGCCCCTGGAGGAAAAACAGCAGTACTTGGTGAATTGATGGGAAATAAAGGGGAACTTTTAGCTTTAGATATTTATCCGCACAAACTAAAATTAATAGAAGAAAATTGTAAAAAATTAGGAATAGATGTAGTTAAAACTGTAAAAATGGATGCAAGAAAATTGAATCAACAGGGGAAAAAGTTCGATAAAATACTGGTAGATGCCCCATGCAGTGGTTATGGTGTACTTAGAAAAAAACCTGAAGCTATATATAATAAAACCGCTGAAAATATAGAGTTATTATCAGAGCTACAATTTGAAATACTTGAATCAGCTTCACAAGTTCTTAAAGATGATGGAGAATTAGTCTATAGTACTTGTACTATTTTAAAAGAAGAAAATACAGAAAATATAAAGAAGTTTTTAGAAAAATATCCGGAATTTGAAACAACAGAAATATATATACCAGAAAATGTAAAAGGAACTTATGATGAAGTTGGGGGATTTACAATAGACTATAATGAAGATATTTTAGATGGATTTTATATTGCAAAAATCAGAAAAAAGAGGTAA